Part of the Paenibacillus kyungheensis genome, TTCTGGTTTAGCAGATTGCGCAGGAGCTTCTTCTGTTTCTTTAATACTCAAACTAACACGTTTTTCTTCAGTGTTCACATCAAGTACTTTAACAGAAACCGTTTGTCCTTCTTCAAGAACTTCTTGTGGAGTACCAATGTGTTTGTGAGAGATTTGGGAAATATGAACCAAACCTTCTACTCCTGGAGCGATCTCAACGAAAGCACCGAAGTTCACAAGACGTTTTACTTCACCAGTAACGATATCACCGATGTTGAATTTGTCAGAAGCTGAATCCCAAGGCCCTGGTTGAGCAGCTTTGATACTCAAGCTGATTTTACCTTTTTCAGGGTCAACACGAAGTACTTTTACTTTAACTTCGTCGCCTTCAGACAATACATCAGATGGTTTGTCTACGTGATTCCAAGCGATCTCGGATACGTGAACCAAACCGTCTACGCCGCCAACGTCTACAAAAGCACCGAATTGAGTCAAGCGTTGTACTGTACCTGTCAATTCTTGTCCTTCTTTAAGACTTTCCATCACTGTGTGTTTGTTAGCTTCGTATTCAGCTTCCAAAACATCTTTTTGTGAAAGAATGACTTTGTTGTTTTCGCGATCCAATTCTTTTACTTTAACGCGCAAAGTACGTCCTTTGTAATCGCTGAAATCTTCTACGAAATGACGTTCTACCATAGAAGCCGGGATAAAACCGCGTACGCCAACATCAGCAACTACGCCACCTTTAACCACGTCTGATACAGTCACTTCAAATACTTCGCCTGATTCGAAATTCTTTTCAAGAACTTCCCAAGCATTTTCGCTGTCAATCGCACGTTTGGAAAGAACCAATTTCTCTTTCTCATCGTCTATACTTACAACTTTACATTCTACTTCTTGTCCTACTTCAACAGCTGCAGCAGCATTGTCTACTTGTAGTGAAGAAAGTTCACGGATCGGAATGATACCGTCATATTTATATCCGATGCTTACATAAGCTTGGTTATCTTCAATTTTGACGATCGTTCCTGTGACAGTGTCACCTTTGTTCAGTGAGACGAACTGATCAAGCGCCTCCTGGTTTGTAACTTCGGTAGTTTCTTGGTTATTATTTTCTTCCGACATGTCAATACCCTCCTCAATTCAAACCCCATTTATTTAAACCCGCAAAATGCAGAGTTCAAAACATCATTAAACATTATTGATTTTCTTGAATTAATTGGCGTATAGCTAGCATGATTTTGTCTGTCGCTTCATCTACAGTACCTATTGCCCCTTTACCTCGATAATCATCAAGATTAATAGGTGGCCCATAGACTACTTTTGTTTTGCCGAATAGCTTGTAATGACCTACAATCGCTACAGGCACGACAGCCGCATCTGTTCGTAGTGCAAAGCTTGCAGCACCATTTTTGGCAGCAGCATCCCCTGCATTACGACTACCTT contains:
- the rpsA gene encoding 30S ribosomal protein S1 codes for the protein MSEENNNQETTEVTNQEALDQFVSLNKGDTVTGTIVKIEDNQAYVSIGYKYDGIIPIRELSSLQVDNAAAAVEVGQEVECKVVSIDDEKEKLVLSKRAIDSENAWEVLEKNFESGEVFEVTVSDVVKGGVVADVGVRGFIPASMVERHFVEDFSDYKGRTLRVKVKELDRENNKVILSQKDVLEAEYEANKHTVMESLKEGQELTGTVQRLTQFGAFVDVGGVDGLVHVSEIAWNHVDKPSDVLSEGDEVKVKVLRVDPEKGKISLSIKAAQPGPWDSASDKFNIGDIVTGEVKRLVNFGAFVEIAPGVEGLVHISQISHKHIGTPQEVLEEGQTVSVKVLDVNTEEKRVSLSIKETEEAPAQSAKPERSNNRGDRAPKQEELNNPNVSLSNQGLSITLGERFGDKLSKFK